One stretch of Cohnella algarum DNA includes these proteins:
- a CDS encoding LrgB family protein, producing MTPLALLGAGMTVGLYFGIKSAAKRLRSPLLSPLLVTPVLLIAFILIANIPYDDYRAGTSWLTDLLQPATVAFAVPLYKAYPVLKKHLRAIAGGVAAGSLISLFSCLLISGMLRLDVRLTDSLLPRSVTTPIAIGLSQANGGIGSVTACAVLATGLLGSMIGPSVIRLLRIRDDVALGVALGTGAHSAGISRALEHGDVAGAVASASMILSALFTLCVYPYLVPVP from the coding sequence ATGACTCCGCTGGCTTTGCTCGGGGCCGGGATGACGGTCGGCTTGTACTTCGGGATCAAAAGCGCGGCGAAGCGGCTGCGGTCCCCGCTGCTCTCTCCGCTGCTGGTCACGCCCGTTCTGCTGATCGCCTTCATCCTGATCGCGAACATTCCTTACGATGACTACCGGGCCGGGACTTCCTGGCTGACCGATCTGCTGCAGCCCGCGACCGTCGCGTTCGCCGTGCCGCTGTACAAAGCCTATCCCGTGCTCAAAAAACATCTGCGAGCCATCGCGGGAGGCGTCGCCGCCGGCAGCCTGATCTCGCTTTTTTCCTGTTTGCTCATCTCCGGCATGCTGCGGCTGGATGTCCGGTTGACCGACAGCCTGCTGCCGCGCTCGGTGACGACGCCGATCGCCATCGGCCTGTCGCAGGCGAACGGCGGCATCGGCTCCGTCACCGCCTGCGCGGTGCTCGCGACGGGATTGCTCGGCTCGATGATCGGTCCTTCCGTCATCCGCCTGCTGCGCATTCGCGACGACGTCGCCCTCGGCGTCGCGCTCGGGACCGGCGCCCACAGCGCCGGCATATCCAGGGCGCTCGAGCACGGCGATGTCGCGGGAGCCGTCGCCAGCGCATCCATGATTTTGTCCGCGCTTTTTACGCTGTGCGTATATCCTTATCTCGTTCCCGTCCCGTGA